A stretch of DNA from Orcinus orca chromosome 3, mOrcOrc1.1, whole genome shotgun sequence:
CTCTTTCAAGTCAAGAGTCTTTTTTTCAGAATGAATAAGAATGGTGTGAATGAATGTGACCTTGATAGTAGTTGCAAGGAGAGTATCATTGAACGTTGGAGGCATTAATCAAGGCAGCCTCTGCCCTTATGCCAAACATCTTCAACCTCTTATTTTATATTCAGAGACAATAAGATTAATCTAAAAATATTAGCTACATTATATtctaatgttatatattttaaatttctgtgctTAATGGCTTAGTATTGAACTTCAAAACCtgtatttttcccccaaaatctgtatttaaattattgaattttCGGACATTTAATTGGGTGACTACCCAATTAAGTCCTGACACTTTGCCTGATTGATGCTGGAGATAGAAATGGTGCACCTGATGAACACAGTCCCTGTTCTCAGGAAGCTTACAGGATAAGGGAGGACATAGTAAAGTACACAGAGTATTTTAATAGAGCATGGTAACTGCTATGATGGTTGGAAACCCTGGGCAATGGGAGAATACATAGGAAGGGTATCCAGCCTAGATTTGGGGGTCAGGAAAGACTTTTCCAGGACAAGATTGAAGCTGGATCCTAACGGGTATGACTGGATCAAGAAAGAGGCTGGAGTAGTGTTCTAGAACCTTAGTACAAATTCTTGGAGGTGAGAGGCAGCACGAACATTAAGGAAACTGAAGGTGGTTTGTTCCTTGTTCTTTTCAAGATTGTTAGGGCTACTTGAGGTCCCCTGAcactccatatgaattttaggatggattttttttctatttatacaaaaaaaggcattgggattttgatagggattgcactgaatctgtagattgctttgggtagctcTATAAGTTTTTGATAGATACTCTTTATCAGGTTAAGGACGTTTCCTTCAATTTCCAGTTTGCTAAAAGATTTTAATCATGTGTTGAATGTTCTCAAGACCTTTATTATGCCTCTATTGAAATGAACATATGGCTTTTTATCTTCAATCCCCTAATATGAAGTTTTATATTATTAGATTTTCTTATATTGAAATATTCTTGCATCCCTAAGTAATAAACCCCATTTAGTCGTAAgctataaatattacatatatagtaGATAGGATTTTGAATCAACATTCTTGAGCGAGATTGCACACTTCTGGTCTCATTTCAGTCTTTTTGCCTTTTGGCTTCTTCCCCATtgaacttttttcatttttaacccATTCCTCTGAGAACCCTGatgaaatatttattggaaaCAATTGATATTAACTCACCATGTTTTCTAGTAGAGCccctagtttgttttttaaaactttttcttcaaCATTGTTTTGATACTTTTGAGTCTCATTAAATAACTCCTCGACATCCCTTATTGTAGTTCTCTAaagatttctgtttctttgtctttgacaACATCTGGTTTTACTCTGTATATTATTTCCCACTCATGTTTCTTGCTTCGTAttaagctgttttattttttcctagtctcacttgcttttccttccctttctcttttccaggTCTTTGTCTATAATCAgaatttggggttttcttttaagATCTCTAAAACGAATTTTAGTCATGCCATCTGACTAGCCGATATTAGTCCCAGCACTGGACTTGACAGtagtttcattttctccccactGGTGTCGGCTTCTATTGCTTCATCATCAtaattcttctttgtttgcatttcaataatttatactttttgttacttttcctattattttatttaaatttatgctAATATTATATCTTTCTTGCTCTGTTTCTTGAGTGGCAAGCTAAACTCACTTGTTTTAAATCATTTGCTTTTTGAAATTCTTATAGTTGTCTACAGATTTACCcctaaatattcttttctctgcattccacaatttttaataagtaatattttaattcttatagtttttatttcattgtgattttttaaatccaaGAGTAATTCAGGGTTGTAGATTTAAATGTCcaaacttttctgtttccttttactattttaaaatgtttgctttgtgatttttccagctttattgaggtataattgacaaataaaattgtaagatatttaaagtgtacaacatgatgatttgatatatgtatacattgtgaaaggattcctctactgagctaattaacacatccaccACCTCACGTAtttacctttttgtgtgtgtgtgagagcatCAGcttctactcttagcaactttctattatacaatacagtgttgtcAACTGTAGTCTCacgctatacattaggtcctaaGGCCTTATTCCTCTTACAGCTGAAGGTTTGTACCCTTTTACTAATCCCTCCCTATTTTCCTCACCAGCCACTTTGTGATTTAACTACATAAGGCATGTATATTATTTGTACTTTGAAATTTGCTCTACCATTTTTGTGATGACTATGTAGTAAATTGTTGTAGATTCTCCATATGTTCATGTAAAAATTGGCTATTCTATATTTGTTGTGTGTACAAATACCCAACAAATCTGTCAGATCAAGCTTATAGATTCTGTTATTCAAATACGCTGTGTGCTTAGTAATTTTCTGCCTGTGTGATGTATTATTTCTTATGGAACTGTGTTAAAGtctcttttaaatttcagatttgAAAATAATCTGTATTATTTTCAAAGCTATATTGTTTGGTAATAGGAGCTCatgatttttatatccttttgGTTGTCTGTTCTTTTTATAAGTATGatcagttcattaaaaaaatcaccacTAATGTTGTTGCCTTAAACACTACTTTGGTGTTATATTAAATTGACATGACTGCTTTCTtgtgtgtagggtgtgtgtgcATATCTATCGACATCTTTACCTTCAGtatttcagtataattttattttaagcacGTATCTTGTCAGCAGAATAgatggatttaaaaaatcaaccaagggcttccctggtggcgcagtggttgagagtccgcctgccgatgcagaggacacaggttcgtgccccggtccgggaaaatcccacatgccgcagagcagctaggcctgtgagccatggccgctgagcctgtgcgtccagagcctgtgctccgcaacgggagaggccacaacagtgagaggccgcgtaccgcaaaaaaaaaaaaaaatcaaccaacttGGCAATCTTGGTGTTTCAATAGGTTAAAAGGtcatttatatatacacagaagcaaagttttaaattataagaGTTGAGAAAATTCTAAATTGTAACAACTTATGGTATTGAGAGTATACTCTTGgtaccaaacagaaaataaaaataaaaatccacacTTAGACATACAGCAAgaatgagagaatttttttttaaagccatcagagaaaataaagattacctaaaaaataataatttgttggCAGGAAATTCTCACTAGCAAAAGAAAGTTCCAGAATTCTCCAGGTCCCAGGCCATAACTAGGTATTTTAATGGCACTTTAATGGTATGCAGCAGTGGTATTCTGAATATCACAGCTCAGGTCTGAGAGACTTAGTGTTCATTTCCTGAAGCCAGCATCTGTGTCCACCTTACTCCCTTGGTCTTTAGCTTGCAACAAGTTATGACCATGGGAACTGGTAGGTAATGTTTTTATGTGATTTTCCGCCTTTTTAACTAGCTAAGGGGCCTAACTGCTTATTTTGGATGCAAGCAGTAAGCCTGGCTCAGGTCCCTTGTTTAGCCCGAAGCCCTTTTGTCCCTATTACACTGCTTGAACAATCTCATCTAAGTACAAGACTAGAATTCCCACTTTAGTTTTAGCCTGGCTCACCACTTTCTGTCCCATCTTCGGTCCATTTAGCTATCTATCTTTTATTTGTGCCTGACTATgcttctgctttcttcttttttattttatacatgtatcTTTAATTTATTGGAGCAGAGTAAGTATATCAAAGCATAGATTTACTCCCCTACGATGCATTTCTTGTGAAGAGCTTACACACATTAAAATGGAATATATACTTGATTTCTGTTAGTTGTTTACATTACAGGCATAATATACAAATCACGAGGCTTCAAACTATTTCTCAAGTTGCACAGAAAATTTTCTGTCATTCATCTTATTACTTAATTTCATGTTACTTAAACAGTTGATGCATTCTTGAGCATGCATAAAACATGTCAAAATAAATGACTAAACAAAAGGCTAAGAAAGTTTAAATTTGCAGCTTACCTAGATTTCCATAATTTTATATTAACACAACTTAAAAATACTACTTTAGACAATCTTTACCTTTTCAAATGTCCCCAAATAAAACAGCGCCCCGACAGATGACATCTACATTAAACttaaggataaattaggagatatTTATAACTTAAGGATATTTGAAAACAGTATTAGTCACATTAATATTGGTGGACCTTTTCTAGTAAAACCCAATCCTTGCTAGATAAGAGAATGGTAAAGCcagacaaataaaattatttggccAGAAGCAAGCAAGAAAACTTTAGAAGCCAAATCTCCTTGTTTCTAATGCAGTGCTCTTTCCACAACTCTTTTCATTAGAACTCTTTGTTCTAATGAAAGAACAATGATAAATATACTCGGATATAAACATTTAATGATTTCCCAGGATTTGTAAATAGAAAGCTACAATGATATATGGGAAATAGAGAACTGTTAGTAGTAAAGAATGGAAGCAAGTAAGTAAAGTCAGGAATTATTTTTACCTAGATAAATTTACTACACAAAGTTTACctgagaaaatgtttgctttCTGTCTTCAAGTAAAGACTGGGGTGCTGATAGAAAATCCTTTTTCTCACAGCTCTCCTGGCTGATGAGCGTGTCAGCGTAGTTGGGCTGCGGGAAGGTCACGTGACTCACCTGCGAATCCGCGGTGAGCGAGACCTCGTGGGAATAGGTCTGCAGGAAAGCCCGCACCCCGTCTACGCCCACAAAGTGAGAGACGGGCACGCCCGTCAATCCTCCTCCTGAAGCCTGGAGCACACGCGACCTATGCCAGCGCCACAGTCTGAGCGCCAGCAGCAAAATGACAAAGGCGAGGAAGACGCAGGACACCGCGGCCACCGCCACCACCAGGTACAGCGTGAGGCTGGAGTTGTCCAGGTTGGTGGAGGGTTCCATGCTGCCCAAGTCGGCCAGCACATCTGGGATGCTGTCAGCCATCGCCACTGTGAACGTGACAGTGGCCGAGAGAGGGGGCTGGCCGTGGTCCTGGACCGCCACCACCAGGCTCTGCTTGAGCGCGTCTCTGTCCAGCAGGGCCCGCGCTGTGCGCACCTCGCCCGTGTGCAGCCCCACCGCGAAGAGTCCCGGCTCGCTGGCCTTGAGCAGGCGGTAGGACAGCCAGGCGTTCTGGCCTGAGTCTCTGTCCACAGCCACCACCTTGGTCACCAGGTAGCCAGGCTCTGCGGAGCGGGGTGCTAGCTCCACACCGGTGGAACCGTCAGTGGGGAGGGCGGGGTACAGAATCTCAGGTGTGTTGTCATTCTGGTCCAGCACGAATATGTCCAGTGACACGTTGCTGCTGAGCGGCGGGTCCCCGCTGTCACTTGCAGTCACTCTCAATTGCAGGTCACGGAACTGCTCATAGTCGAAGGATCGCAACGCATACAGGACTCCAGTGTCTGAGTTGATGGAGACAAAGGAGGATAGAGGTACCCCCTGGATGGTGTCCTCCACCAGGGAATAAGTGACTCGTGCATTCTCATTGCTGTCAGCATCGTGGGCAGTCACGGAGAAAATGGAGGCACCTCTGGGGTTGTTTTCTGGAATGTAGGTGGAGTAGGAGTCCTGGAGGAAGACAGGGGAGTTGTCATTGATATCTGTCACTTGCAGTGAAATGTGTGTTTCGGTAGATAGAGTCGGAGTTCCCTGATCTGCTGCTGTTACTGTGATGTTGTACTGGGAGGTAAGTTCTCTGTCCATTGTTCTTTCTGTCACTAAACGGTAATAATTATCATCTAACTTTTCTAATTTAAAGGGTAGATTTCCAGAAATGGAACACGTAGTGTGACCATTGTCTCCGGAGTCCTGGTCGTGCACACTGATAAGAGCAATTATGGCCCCAGGAGGAAAGTTTTCTGGGACTGCAGTGGTGACAGAGGTGATGGTCACCTCTGGGGCATTATCATTTATGTCCAGAACTTTGACCAGCACCTTAGCTCTGGCCATGAGGCTTGAACCATCCTGAGCTTGAATTTCCATTGGATAAATTGTGTATTCTTCGAAATCCAGAGGTTCTTTATTTGATATTTCTCCTGTGTAAGAATCCAAGTGAAATACTTGTGCCACTTTGTGGTCTATATTATGAAACAAATATGTTACTTCCCCATTGGCTCCCTCATCTGGGTCCGTGGCTTTTACTGTGAGCAGCCGAGTGCCCAGCGGCACGTTCTCAGGAACACTCGTGTGGTACTGTGCTTGAGTAAACGCTGGAGGGTTGTCGTTTGCGTCCACCACCTGAACTCGAATTCGGAGGCTTCCTGAACGGACTGGGTTGCCCCCATCAAAAGCGGTGAGGAGGAGGCGGTGGACAGCGTCTTCTTCCCTATCTAGGGGACTCTGCAGCACCAACTCTGGCTGTTGGGACCCATCAGGTCCCTGTTGCACATCCAGGGAGAAATGAGGGTTGGAGCTGAGCTGGTACATCTGGAGCGAATTCATACCCACATCAAGGTCTTGCCCAGAAGGTAGAGGGATCCTGGTACCTGGAGtggttatttcattcattttaaattctACTTCCTCTAACTGGAATTGGGGAGTGTTGTCATTAATATCAATTATTTCCACTTCAACAGGGAAAAGCTTCATTTTATCCTCTACCAAGACGTTAAAACTCACCAGACACTGCAGGCTCTGAGCGCAGAGCTCCTCCCGATCTATCCTGCCTGCGGTGACCAAGCTGCCGCTTCGCGGGTTCAGAGCAAAAAGCTGAGTCCTACCTCTAGAGACGATGCGGACTCCCCGCTCCGCCACCTCCTGGGGTTGTAGTCCCAGGTCTTTGGCAAGGTTGCCTACAAAGAAACCTTTGTCTGTCTCTTCTGGCACTGAGTAGCGGATCTTCCCAGCCTGGGCTTCCAACAACatccacagaaaaaggaacagcaAGACCAGCCTGCGGCAGCCGAGCACCTTCACTCGAATCATCATTGCTCTCTTGCTTCGtagttttctcccagtctggcaCCAACAGTATTGTTTCTCTGCTCTTCTGAGTCTAAATTAACCGAATTTTCAGGAGAATTCAGAGCATAAAGGGGTCCTGAAGTAGGATCTGGGCAGCCTCAGGGAGTCTGTTTTCAATCTGGCAGTGATGGAGGTTctaagaagtttttttttcccctcggtgtgtttgtgtgtgggtgtgtgcgcgcgcgcgcgcgctgcCTTTATCTCCCAGACTGGTGAACAGCGGcacccagagtcctaaccagttACTGCACTCCTAGATAATACTTGAACTTTCTCTTCTCACTAACCTGATCAACCTTTCCTCAAGTCTTAGTTTATTGTCAAGGAAATAGTTAAGCATTATACATTATAACTATGAAAAGGAGAAATTGCTGTGTTCATTTAATTAGTTAATCTACATATTGCTTAATTGTAACATACAGTAGAATCCAAGCTATCCTGGATATTCCAGTAGTATTCCCAAGCTATCAGCTTTCCATTTGCTAGTCAGGAAGTATCACAAAGGGGACAAATCATTCCTCCACTTCTTCTGTAGTACATTTTGATCACTTGATAATTTCACAGGCCATATAGAAGAGCAAATGCCCTTTGACTGGAGGatgaaaaaaactaaaaggaaaaataaacttttagagTGTAagcaagactttaaaaaattggaCTATCCCATTTCCTATCCATTGCGCTCTGAATATTTAGCAGAAACCTTGGAATTTTGAAGGACATATTTTACTCCatccttatttttcctcttttactgAAGTATCTATGTATTATGTGGATTTAAAAAGACCTTTaatatgggctttttttttttttttcagtacgcgggcctcttgctgttgtggcctctcccgttgtggagcccaggctccggatgcgcaggctcagcggccacggctcatgggcccaggcgctccgcggcatgtgggatcttcccggaccggagcatgaacccgtgtcccctgtatcggcaggtggactctcaaccactccgccaccagggaagccctaatatggGCTTTTAAAAGACCTTCAACTCAGCTGAAAgtaatatattttgatatattaaaataacaCTGGGCTTGGACTTCCCTGTccgtccagtggtttagactccatgctcccactgcagggggcaggggtttgatccctggtcggggaactaagatcccgcgtgccacaccACGTTGCCAAAacgaacaaacaacaaaaaaccactgGGCTCTTGGAATTTCATTGGAAAAATGTCACATGAATATCTAATTTAGACTAAATTTAAGAGACACAAGAGGTagtgatatttttcaaaattgaaaataaaaaggccacatctttatttttagatAGTCTATATTAGGATAATATGTATTCTCCTACATCCACACTTAATGTTTTCTCCAaaagaagttggttttctaaaacagcaagattttaaaactatattgcCTTCCTTCTTTTACTCATTGCAAATTAGTAAAAGGTTACTAACTGAAGTGTCTTGGGCTTAGTGTGATTTATTTATCCTTACACAGAAGTTAGGGAAGAATGATCTCTGCATTCCAGAAGCTGACAATTTTAGGAACAAATTGGGCCAGATATTGGCAGCCAACCCATGGACAGCATGACTGAGAAGGCTCTGGAAAATGATGCAGGGAAACAATCAAAGGCCAGAATAGTTCTTGGAGAGAGACTCTATGTTCTTACACAACCAAATCTACAGTTTCCCAGCTTCTCAAAGACAAATATAATGTAGCCCAAGAGCAGAAACTTAAAGATGCAGTGAACCTCCTTCAATATTTCGAGGAAAGAACTCTTTAGCCAGAAACATAATTTTTCAGAACGTACATTAATAGGCACAAAGTTTTGCCCAAAGGAATTTTCTGGGCTAATGAAACAAatcaaaatatacatagaaactAGCAAGCAAACTTGTAGAGCTCTCGCACACCCCTAAAGACAACAAAAAATAAGCAGGATTGCTTACAGCAGGgtgatatttatgaaataaaagtgTTAAAACTCACACGAATACATTTGAATCCAATGTAATAGTTAAGGCTTCACTGCTGGTACTACAGAAACGATCTAGTTGAAGATGTTTCTGAGTTAACTTGAAGAAATTAAGACTTTGCAATATCTGAAGTCACATATTGACTGTAGGAATAGGGCAAATCTCTCTTGCTGAAGTGGGAGCAACTCCACGTCCAGTCTTGGACCAGGCTGAATTGCAGGGCTGGAGGAGCACTGCAGGCACCAGGCTATGGCCAGAGTCACTGCTAGGAAGAAGAACATGAAGATCAAGGCGAAAAGGCCATGACCAGGTAAAGCTGTAGCTCTGGCAGTAGGTGGTGGGTGGTCGCTGAGGTCTGTCCACAACTCCTGCAAAGACTAGCTGCAGCATGACGAATGTCGTCATTGAGCATGGTGACCAGCAAGCCCCAGAGAACGGTGTCTCTGTCATCTGCAGTGCCCCAGTGGGCATCTTGCTCTTGTGCATTCTCAGGTTGAAGAGTCAGATTAGGACACCTGATAGGACAGTCAGGTGTTGCGCCCCAGTCACCTTGGCGACCAGGTAGTCGAGCTGCAGTGTGTGATGCCCCATGAAAGAGGCATGTGACTTCCAGGTGCAACTCCCAGCATAGCACGTCTTCTGTGAGTTTTTGCAGTGGTAGTACACCATTACAGGCAGGCTCAGGCTGACACAGAGCACTGGTCCCAGGCCACAGAGTCAGCTCAAAGGTAGGCTGCAGTGAACACCACTGTGCTCTGCACTCACTGACACGTCAGACAACAGCACCTGGTCAGGAAAAATAGGAGGCACTTAGGGCACCAAGTTTCAGTTGGAAGTGCTAAAGTGTGCAATGGAGGCTCTGGGTGAGCCTCCCA
This window harbors:
- the LOC105748547 gene encoding protocadherin gamma-A1 isoform X8, encoding MMIRVKVLGCRRLVLLFLFLWMLLEAQAGKIRYSVPEETDKGFFVGNLAKDLGLQPQEVAERGVRIVSRGRTQLFALNPRSGSLVTAGRIDREELCAQSLQCLVSFNVLVEDKMKLFPVEVEIIDINDNTPQFQLEEVEFKMNEITTPGTRIPLPSGQDLDVGMNSLQMYQLSSNPHFSLDVQQGPDGSQQPELVLQSPLDREEDAVHRLLLTAFDGGNPVRSGSLRIRVQVVDANDNPPAFTQAQYHTSVPENVPLGTRLLTVKATDPDEGANGEVTYLFHNIDHKVAQVFHLDSYTGEISNKEPLDFEEYTIYPMEIQAQDGSSLMARAKVLVKVLDINDNAPEVTITSVTTAVPENFPPGAIIALISVHDQDSGDNGHTTCSISGNLPFKLEKLDDNYYRLVTERTMDRELTSQYNITVTAADQGTPTLSTETHISLQVTDINDNSPVFLQDSYSTYIPENNPRGASIFSVTAHDADSNENARVTYSLVEDTIQGVPLSSFVSINSDTGVLYALRSFDYEQFRDLQLRVTASDSGDPPLSSNVSLDIFVLDQNDNTPEILYPALPTDGSTGVELAPRSAEPGYLVTKVVAVDRDSGQNAWLSYRLLKASEPGLFAVGLHTGEVRTARALLDRDALKQSLVVAVQDHGQPPLSATVTLTVAVAESIPDVLADLGSPESSASPDDSGLTLYLVVAVAAVSCVFLAFVIVLLALRLRRWHTSRLLKASGGGLAGVPASQFVGVDGVRAFLQAYSHEAWLTADSRGSHVIFPQPNYADTLLSQESCEKSEPLLIAEDSATGLGKCEPTSNQQAPPNTDWRFSQAQRPGTSGSQNGDETGTWPNNQFDTEMLQAMILASASEAADGSSTLGGSAGTMGLSARYGPQFTLQHVPDYRQNVYIPGSNATLTNAAGKRDGKAPAGGNGNKKKSGKKEKK
- the LOC105748547 gene encoding protocadherin gamma-A1 isoform X27, giving the protein MMIRVKVLGCRRLVLLFLFLWMLLEAQAGKIRYSVPEETDKGFFVGNLAKDLGLQPQEVAERGVRIVSRGRTQLFALNPRSGSLVTAGRIDREELCAQSLQCLVSFNVLVEDKMKLFPVEVEIIDINDNTPQFQLEEVEFKMNEITTPGTRIPLPSGQDLDVGMNSLQMYQLSSNPHFSLDVQQGPDGSQQPELVLQSPLDREEDAVHRLLLTAFDGGNPVRSGSLRIRVQVVDANDNPPAFTQAQYHTSVPENVPLGTRLLTVKATDPDEGANGEVTYLFHNIDHKVAQVFHLDSYTGEISNKEPLDFEEYTIYPMEIQAQDGSSLMARAKVLVKVLDINDNAPEVTITSVTTAVPENFPPGAIIALISVHDQDSGDNGHTTCSISGNLPFKLEKLDDNYYRLVTERTMDRELTSQYNITVTAADQGTPTLSTETHISLQVTDINDNSPVFLQDSYSTYIPENNPRGASIFSVTAHDADSNENARVTYSLVEDTIQGVPLSSFVSINSDTGVLYALRSFDYEQFRDLQLRVTASDSGDPPLSSNVSLDIFVLDQNDNTPEILYPALPTDGSTGVELAPRSAEPGYLVTKVVAVDRDSGQNAWLSYRLLKASEPGLFAVGLHTGEVRTARALLDRDALKQSLVVAVQDHGQPPLSATVTLTVAVASSIPEVLADLGSIRTPTSSYDSDLTLYLVVAVAVVSCIFLAFVIVLLALRLWRWHKSSLLQASGVGLAGLPASGFVGMEGVQAFLKTYSHEVSLTSDSRGSHVIFPHPNYADTLISQESCEKKDSLLTSRDFHECRDEAASVQQAPPNTDWRFSQAQRPGTSGSQNGDETGTWPNNQFDTEMLQAMILASASEAADGSSTLGGSAGTMGLSARYGPQFTLQHVPDYRQNVYIPGSNATLTNAAGKRDGKAPAGGNGNKKKSGKKEKK
- the LOC105748547 gene encoding protocadherin gamma-A1 isoform X13; the protein is MMIRVKVLGCRRLVLLFLFLWMLLEAQAGKIRYSVPEETDKGFFVGNLAKDLGLQPQEVAERGVRIVSRGRTQLFALNPRSGSLVTAGRIDREELCAQSLQCLVSFNVLVEDKMKLFPVEVEIIDINDNTPQFQLEEVEFKMNEITTPGTRIPLPSGQDLDVGMNSLQMYQLSSNPHFSLDVQQGPDGSQQPELVLQSPLDREEDAVHRLLLTAFDGGNPVRSGSLRIRVQVVDANDNPPAFTQAQYHTSVPENVPLGTRLLTVKATDPDEGANGEVTYLFHNIDHKVAQVFHLDSYTGEISNKEPLDFEEYTIYPMEIQAQDGSSLMARAKVLVKVLDINDNAPEVTITSVTTAVPENFPPGAIIALISVHDQDSGDNGHTTCSISGNLPFKLEKLDDNYYRLVTERTMDRELTSQYNITVTAADQGTPTLSTETHISLQVTDINDNSPVFLQDSYSTYIPENNPRGASIFSVTAHDADSNENARVTYSLVEDTIQGVPLSSFVSINSDTGVLYALRSFDYEQFRDLQLRVTASDSGDPPLSSNVSLDIFVLDQNDNTPEILYPALPTDGSTGVELAPRSAEPGYLVTKVVAVDRDSGQNAWLSYRLLKASEPGLFAVGLHTGEVRTARALLDRDALKQSLVVAVQDHGQPPLSATVTLTVAVADSIPDVLADLGSLEVPHASDASGLTLYLVVAVAAVSCVFLAFVIVLLALKLRRWHTSRVLRASGGGLAGLPASHFVGVDGVRTFLQTYSHEVSLTSDSRKSHVIFPQPSYADALISQESCEKKDPQSLLDDSKFPIEDTPLVPQAPPNTDWRFSQAQRPGTSGSQNGDETGTWPNNQFDTEMLQAMILASASEAADGSSTLGGSAGTMGLSARYGPQFTLQHVPDYRQNVYIPGSNATLTNAAGKRDGKAPAGGNGNKKKSGKKEKK
- the LOC105748547 gene encoding protocadherin gamma-A1 isoform X18 produces the protein MMIRVKVLGCRRLVLLFLFLWMLLEAQAGKIRYSVPEETDKGFFVGNLAKDLGLQPQEVAERGVRIVSRGRTQLFALNPRSGSLVTAGRIDREELCAQSLQCLVSFNVLVEDKMKLFPVEVEIIDINDNTPQFQLEEVEFKMNEITTPGTRIPLPSGQDLDVGMNSLQMYQLSSNPHFSLDVQQGPDGSQQPELVLQSPLDREEDAVHRLLLTAFDGGNPVRSGSLRIRVQVVDANDNPPAFTQAQYHTSVPENVPLGTRLLTVKATDPDEGANGEVTYLFHNIDHKVAQVFHLDSYTGEISNKEPLDFEEYTIYPMEIQAQDGSSLMARAKVLVKVLDINDNAPEVTITSVTTAVPENFPPGAIIALISVHDQDSGDNGHTTCSISGNLPFKLEKLDDNYYRLVTERTMDRELTSQYNITVTAADQGTPTLSTETHISLQVTDINDNSPVFLQDSYSTYIPENNPRGASIFSVTAHDADSNENARVTYSLVEDTIQGVPLSSFVSINSDTGVLYALRSFDYEQFRDLQLRVTASDSGDPPLSSNVSLDIFVLDQNDNTPEILYPALPTDGSTGVELAPRSAEPGYLVTKVVAVDRDSGQNAWLSYRLLKASEPGLFAVGLHTGEVRTARALLDRDALKQSLVVAVQDHGQPPLSATVSLTVAVADSIPDVLAEIGSLESPASPDDSGLTLYLVVAVATVSCVFLAFVIVLLALRLRRWHTSHLLRASGGGLAGVPTSHFVGVDGVRAFLQTYSHEVSLTADSRRSHVIFPQPNYADTLISQESCEKSEPLCASDDSRFPIEDTPLVPQAPPNTDWRFSQAQRPGTSGSQNGDETGTWPNNQFDTEMLQAMILASASEAADGSSTLGGSAGTMGLSARYGPQFTLQHVPDYRQNVYIPGSNATLTNAAGKRDGKAPAGGNGNKKKSGKKEKK
- the LOC105748547 gene encoding protocadherin gamma-A1 isoform X39; the protein is MMIRVKVLGCRRLVLLFLFLWMLLEAQAGKIRYSVPEETDKGFFVGNLAKDLGLQPQEVAERGVRIVSRGRTQLFALNPRSGSLVTAGRIDREELCAQSLQCLVSFNVLVEDKMKLFPVEVEIIDINDNTPQFQLEEVEFKMNEITTPGTRIPLPSGQDLDVGMNSLQMYQLSSNPHFSLDVQQGPDGSQQPELVLQSPLDREEDAVHRLLLTAFDGGNPVRSGSLRIRVQVVDANDNPPAFTQAQYHTSVPENVPLGTRLLTVKATDPDEGANGEVTYLFHNIDHKVAQVFHLDSYTGEISNKEPLDFEEYTIYPMEIQAQDGSSLMARAKVLVKVLDINDNAPEVTITSVTTAVPENFPPGAIIALISVHDQDSGDNGHTTCSISGNLPFKLEKLDDNYYRLVTERTMDRELTSQYNITVTAADQGTPTLSTETHISLQVTDINDNSPVFLQDSYSTYIPENNPRGASIFSVTAHDADSNENARVTYSLVEDTIQGVPLSSFVSINSDTGVLYALRSFDYEQFRDLQLRVTASDSGDPPLSSNVSLDIFVLDQNDNTPEILYPALPTDGSTGVELAPRSAEPGYLVTKVVAVDRDSGQNAWLSYRLLKASEPGLFAVGLHTGEVRTARALLDRDALKQSLVVAVQDHGQPPLSATVTFTVAMADSIPDVLADLGSMEPSTNLDNSSLTLYLVVAVAAVSCVFLAFVILLLALRLWRWHRSRVLQASGGGLTGVPVSHFVGVDGVRAFLQTYSHEVSLTADSQALDAQAQRPWLTGLAALRHVGFSRTGARTCVLCIGRRTLNHCATREALG